Within Sebaldella sp. S0638, the genomic segment TGTAGCAAAAATACCTAAAAAGAAAACTATTGTGAAGAAAAAAATAAAATTAGCGTGTTTTTTCATAGTCTCACTTCCGTTTTAAATTTTCTCTTTATTATATGCTGAACTTTTTAATCAAAACTTAGATTTATCCTTACTTTTTATTTGATCAGAGATTTATCTGCTTTTCTATTTTATGATTTATGATTTTATAAACTTTAATATTGTATTTTCTCCGTTTAATAATATATTCTTGGCTTCTACATGGATTGTTCCGGGATTTTCGGCTTCAATACTTCCATCGAACTTTATAGTGGCATGCCCCAGTTCACTAAGAGTTTTATTCGCTCCTGACCCTACTGCTGTTATTTTATACTCTTCACTGTCCATACAGAATAAATCATCTTTTTTTATTTCTTCCCTTAATTCATTTATTGTATGAAGAAGACAGTATTCATGGTACATCTCTGGTGCATCGTCATTAAAAAGAATTATCAGATTCTCTTCCATTCCTTCTTCTACCATTTCCCCCACCTTTTTTACAACTGTTTCATATTTAACCATTTTGTTCCCTCCTCTGTTTCACGTGAAATTTATTTGCTTTATTTATTTTACATCTCATCTTTTGTGTTAAGTCTCCACATTTTATCATTTCAAACTAAAAAAATATATTTTTGCACTTTTGTGCTAGACTAACACTTTTTATCTATATTAATATATACTCTGATTTTCCTATTTTGTCAATGCTTATTTCACATATATTTTTTGAAGGGATTTTTTAAATACAAATAATTGGAATCTGTTTAGTAAACATCAATATCGAAAATTTCATTCTTTTTCAATGTTTTCATTTTTTATCCTCTTATATTCAAGTATAGTTAA encodes:
- a CDS encoding PTS glucitol/sorbitol transporter subunit IIA, whose translation is MVKYETVVKKVGEMVEEGMEENLIILFNDDAPEMYHEYCLLHTINELREEIKKDDLFCMDSEEYKITAVGSGANKTLSELGHATIKFDGSIEAENPGTIHVEAKNILLNGENTILKFIKS